In Candidatus Neomarinimicrobiota bacterium, the genomic stretch TCTGCGCTGTGATCGCTTCTTGTAAGCTGTAGCACTTGATCGTAAACTTTTATGTATCGGTCTACGCTCTCCTGATTGTGCCCCGTCTTTAACACTATATCCGACGGCGATATTCCTTGCTCGTAAAGGGAGATGATGATCCCCTTGTGGGTGGGGT encodes the following:
- a CDS encoding DUF1670 domain-containing protein, with amino-acid sequence PTHKGIIISLYEQGISPSDIVLKTGHNQESVDRYIKVYDQVLQLTRSDHSAESICEIIGRSMHTIRQYLRLLKNFHPELTVDVPEKEKNRS